One segment of Ipomoea triloba cultivar NCNSP0323 chromosome 12, ASM357664v1 DNA contains the following:
- the LOC116000025 gene encoding kinesin-like protein KIN-8B isoform X2 — MPSIRAPATKRTTTLTVAIKCRPLTEREHGRSIVRLHNDKEVLVLDPDLSKDYLERIRNHTKERRYSFDYAYGPNSSNLDVYKKSIQSTIVGVIQGLNATVFAYGSTGSGKTYTMVGTKDDPGLMVLSLNTIFDLINKDNSSDKFEVTCSYLEVYNEVIYDLLEKSSSHLELREDPEQGIVVAGLRCIKVKSADKILELLNLGNSRRKTDSTEANEASSRSHAVLEIKVTRKQSAKYPNQVIKGKLALVDLAGSERASETNSGGLKLRDGANINRSLLALANCINALGKQQKKGLAYVPYRNSKLTRILKDGLSGNSQTIMIATISPADSQYHHTVNTLKYAHRAKEIKTHIQKNVGTINSHVSDYQRMIDSLQNEVSQLRKELAEKESQLSAMPTEKYSDNELSWLETLSLETSENVQERINLQKALFEIEETNTHNRTELQHLDDAIAKQQTIESRGAVVQALRSRRQVILDNIRDNDELGVKYQKEIEANENRRLELQAMVEEAIGNNGNKTYLRILSQYRLLGMSNTELQFEIAMRDQVIYNQRAAQTKLWNLLLSLGLDEKQILDLVAKQGITIEDRVMTPQLKLSAYTGPSRGGYWTSSMPSSQYGIPDKHIQDFCSSHMQTRSQFPP; from the exons ATGCCTAGCATTAGAGCTCCAGCTACCAAGAGAACAACTACTCTAACG GTGGCCATAAAGTGTCGACCATTGACGGAAAGAGAACACGGTCGCAGTATAGTTAGACTCCATAACGACAAA GAGGTACTTGTTTTGGATCCTGACCTGTCAAAGGATTACCTTGAACGCATACGGAATCATACCAAAGAGAGAAGATATTCTTTTGATTATGCATATGGACCTAACTCCAGCAATTTG GATGTTTACAAGAAAAGTATTCAATCTACAATAGTTGGAGTTATTCAAGGGCTCAATGCAACTGTGTTTGCTTATGGATCAACAGGCAG TGGTAAAACATATACAATGGTTGGGACTAAAGATGATCCTGGACTTATGGTTCTCAGTCTGAATACAATTTTTGATCTTATTAACAAGGATAACAGCTCTGACAAATTTGAAGTTACTTGCTCTTACCTTGAAGTATACAATGAG GTTATTTATGACTTACTTGAGAAATCATCAAGTCACTTGGAGCTTAGAGAGGATCCAGAGCAAGGCATAGTGGTTGCTGGTTTGAGATGCATTAAG GTGAAGTCAGCTGATAAAATTCTTGAGCTTTTAAATTTGGGGAATAGTAGGCGAAAAACTGATAGCACTGAAGCAAATGAGGCTTCCTCACG CTCACATGCAGTGCTGGAGATAAAAGTTACAAGAAAACAGAGTGCAAAATATCCTAATCAGGTTATTAAAGGAAAACTTGCACTTGTAGATCTAGCTGGAAG TGAACGAGCGTCTGAAACAAATAGTGGGGGCCTGAAGTTAAGAGATGGTGCTAATATTAATAGGTCACTGCTTGCTTTGGCAAACTGCATAAATGCTCTGGGAAAACAACAGAAGAAGGGTCTAGCGTATGTTCCTTATCGTAACAG CAAATTGACGCGTATTCTTAAAGATGGCCTGAGTGGTAATTCTCAGACAATAATGATCGCCACCATATCTCCAGCAGATAGTCAGTACCACCATACTGTTAACACTTTGAAATATGCTCACCGAGCAAAGGAAATTAAGACACATATTCAG AAAAATGTTGGCACAATAAACTCTCATGTTTCAGACTACCAAAGAATGATTGATAGTCTTCAA AATGAGGTTAGCCAATTGAGGAAGGAACTAGCTGAGAAAGAATCTCAACTAAGTGCTATGCCTACTGAAAAATATTCGGACAATGAACTTTCTTGGTTGGAGACATTGAGCCTAGAAACAAGTGAAAATGTTCAGGAGAGGATAAATTTACAGAAGGCTTTATTTGAGATTGAAGAAACCAATACACACAACCGCACTGAACTCCAGCATCTTGACGATGCAATTGCAAAACAACAG aCAATTGAAAGCAGAGGAGCAGTTGTGCAGGCTCTCAGATCAAGGCGTCAGGTCATTCTTGACAACATTCGTGATAATGATGAACTTGGTGTAAAATATCAGAAG GAAATTGAAGCAAATGAGAATCGCAGGCTTGAGCTACAAGCTATGGTTGAGGAAGCCATAGGCAACAATGGGAACAAAACATACCTGCGAATTCTCAGTCAATACAGACTCCtg GGAATGTCTAATACTGAGCTTCAGTTTGAAATAGCAATGAGAGATCAAGTCATTTACAATCAAAGGGCAGCACAAACAAAACTGTGGAATTTACTTCTGAGCTTAGGCCTGGATGAGAAGCAGATATTGGACCTTGTTGCCAAGCAAGGAATAACAATTGAAGACCGGGTGATGACACCACAGCTTAAGCTTTCAG CTTATACAGGGCCTAGTAGAGGTGGATATTGGACTAGTAGCATGCCAAGTTCCCAATATGGCATTCCTGACAAACATATTCAGGATTTCTGCAGTTCACATATGCAGACAAGAAGCCAATTTCCTCCATGA
- the LOC116000025 gene encoding kinesin-like protein KIN-8B isoform X1, with translation MPSIRAPATKRTTTLTVAIKCRPLTEREHGRSIVRLHNDKEVLVLDPDLSKDYLERIRNHTKERRYSFDYAYGPNSSNLDVYKKSIQSTIVGVIQGLNATVFAYGSTGSGKTYTMVGTKDDPGLMVLSLNTIFDLINKDNSSDKFEVTCSYLEVYNEVIYDLLEKSSSHLELREDPEQGIVVAGLRCIKVKSADKILELLNLGNSRRKTDSTEANEASSRSHAVLEIKVTRKQSAKYPNQVIKGKLALVDLAGSERASETNSGGLKLRDGANINRSLLALANCINALGKQQKKGLAYVPYRNSKLTRILKDGLSGNSQTIMIATISPADSQYHHTVNTLKYAHRAKEIKTHIQKNVGTINSHVSDYQRMIDSLQNEVSQLRKELAEKESQLSAMPTEKYSDNELSWLETLSLETSENVQERINLQKALFEIEETNTHNRTELQHLDDAIAKQQTIESRGAVVQALRSRRQVILDNIRDNDELGVKYQKEIEANENRRLELQAMVEEAIGNNGNKTYLRILSQYRLLGMSNTELQFEIAMRDQVIYNQRAAQTKLWNLLLSLGLDEKQILDLVAKQGITIEDRVMTPQLKLSGRTQPQNMQGGRYTPISSLSTSRHFTNLPGGLPHDQYFCARPFIIENQKLPQTYCREDRHSSYQYSHDYSLPAYTGPSRGGYWTSSMPSSQYGIPDKHIQDFCSSHMQTRSQFPP, from the exons ATGCCTAGCATTAGAGCTCCAGCTACCAAGAGAACAACTACTCTAACG GTGGCCATAAAGTGTCGACCATTGACGGAAAGAGAACACGGTCGCAGTATAGTTAGACTCCATAACGACAAA GAGGTACTTGTTTTGGATCCTGACCTGTCAAAGGATTACCTTGAACGCATACGGAATCATACCAAAGAGAGAAGATATTCTTTTGATTATGCATATGGACCTAACTCCAGCAATTTG GATGTTTACAAGAAAAGTATTCAATCTACAATAGTTGGAGTTATTCAAGGGCTCAATGCAACTGTGTTTGCTTATGGATCAACAGGCAG TGGTAAAACATATACAATGGTTGGGACTAAAGATGATCCTGGACTTATGGTTCTCAGTCTGAATACAATTTTTGATCTTATTAACAAGGATAACAGCTCTGACAAATTTGAAGTTACTTGCTCTTACCTTGAAGTATACAATGAG GTTATTTATGACTTACTTGAGAAATCATCAAGTCACTTGGAGCTTAGAGAGGATCCAGAGCAAGGCATAGTGGTTGCTGGTTTGAGATGCATTAAG GTGAAGTCAGCTGATAAAATTCTTGAGCTTTTAAATTTGGGGAATAGTAGGCGAAAAACTGATAGCACTGAAGCAAATGAGGCTTCCTCACG CTCACATGCAGTGCTGGAGATAAAAGTTACAAGAAAACAGAGTGCAAAATATCCTAATCAGGTTATTAAAGGAAAACTTGCACTTGTAGATCTAGCTGGAAG TGAACGAGCGTCTGAAACAAATAGTGGGGGCCTGAAGTTAAGAGATGGTGCTAATATTAATAGGTCACTGCTTGCTTTGGCAAACTGCATAAATGCTCTGGGAAAACAACAGAAGAAGGGTCTAGCGTATGTTCCTTATCGTAACAG CAAATTGACGCGTATTCTTAAAGATGGCCTGAGTGGTAATTCTCAGACAATAATGATCGCCACCATATCTCCAGCAGATAGTCAGTACCACCATACTGTTAACACTTTGAAATATGCTCACCGAGCAAAGGAAATTAAGACACATATTCAG AAAAATGTTGGCACAATAAACTCTCATGTTTCAGACTACCAAAGAATGATTGATAGTCTTCAA AATGAGGTTAGCCAATTGAGGAAGGAACTAGCTGAGAAAGAATCTCAACTAAGTGCTATGCCTACTGAAAAATATTCGGACAATGAACTTTCTTGGTTGGAGACATTGAGCCTAGAAACAAGTGAAAATGTTCAGGAGAGGATAAATTTACAGAAGGCTTTATTTGAGATTGAAGAAACCAATACACACAACCGCACTGAACTCCAGCATCTTGACGATGCAATTGCAAAACAACAG aCAATTGAAAGCAGAGGAGCAGTTGTGCAGGCTCTCAGATCAAGGCGTCAGGTCATTCTTGACAACATTCGTGATAATGATGAACTTGGTGTAAAATATCAGAAG GAAATTGAAGCAAATGAGAATCGCAGGCTTGAGCTACAAGCTATGGTTGAGGAAGCCATAGGCAACAATGGGAACAAAACATACCTGCGAATTCTCAGTCAATACAGACTCCtg GGAATGTCTAATACTGAGCTTCAGTTTGAAATAGCAATGAGAGATCAAGTCATTTACAATCAAAGGGCAGCACAAACAAAACTGTGGAATTTACTTCTGAGCTTAGGCCTGGATGAGAAGCAGATATTGGACCTTGTTGCCAAGCAAGGAATAACAATTGAAGACCGGGTGATGACACCACAGCTTAAGCTTTCAGGTAGGACACAACCCCAAAATATGCAAGGTGGAAGATATACTCCAATTTCCTCTCTATCCACTTCAAGGCACTTCACCAACTTGCCCGGTGGCCTTCCACATGATCAATACTTTTGTGCTAGACCATTTATCATAGAGAATCAGAAACTCCCTCAAACGTACTGCAGAGAAGATCGTCATAGTTCATATCAGTATTCTCATGATTACTCCCTTCCAGCTTATACAGGGCCTAGTAGAGGTGGATATTGGACTAGTAGCATGCCAAGTTCCCAATATGGCATTCCTGACAAACATATTCAGGATTTCTGCAGTTCACATATGCAGACAAGAAGCCAATTTCCTCCATGA